In Nakamurella antarctica, the following are encoded in one genomic region:
- a CDS encoding VOC family protein → MEMKLELVPIPVADVDRAKAFYIDKLGFVEDVDVRPAEGVRVVQLTPPGSSCSIGFGTGLAAYDVAVPGSVKALHLVVNNIEQARAELISRGVLVGAVEDVGGGVKYAGFSDPDGNTMSLQEMPWRTGEQF, encoded by the coding sequence GTGGAGATGAAACTCGAGTTGGTGCCGATTCCGGTAGCGGATGTGGACCGCGCCAAGGCGTTCTACATCGACAAGTTAGGTTTCGTCGAGGATGTCGATGTGCGGCCTGCGGAGGGAGTCCGCGTCGTCCAACTCACTCCGCCCGGGTCGAGCTGCTCCATCGGATTCGGCACCGGGCTCGCCGCGTATGACGTCGCCGTACCCGGCTCCGTCAAAGCACTTCACCTGGTGGTCAACAACATTGAGCAAGCGCGGGCGGAGCTGATCAGCCGCGGCGTCCTCGTCGGCGCGGTCGAGGACGTCGGCGGGGGAGTGAAGTACGCCGGTTTTAGCGATCCGGACGGCAACACGATGTCGCTTCAAGAGATGCCCTGGCGTACGGGGGAGCAGTTCTAA
- a CDS encoding VOC family protein, with product MPTRDTPFKAGTPCWADLFTSDADKSRSFYHDVMGWTADEPNPAYGGYVNFRAGGSGSGKSSAAGHRAAGMMGGNTTESPVPDMWTLYFSVDDIDAVVAKAVGLGARVRSGPHPVGDLGSMAVLTDPSGGAFGLWQGGIHPGFSHHLEPGSAAWFEYHATDFASGTAFYAALFEWELSVLADSDEFRYTNAQVAGEDVVGLMDSRAMLPAGHPPFWTIYFSVADMDSALGTVVELGGSIEHRDDDSPYGRTAAVVDSTGARVKLHCEAADH from the coding sequence ATGCCCACTCGCGACACTCCATTTAAGGCCGGGACACCCTGCTGGGCAGATCTTTTCACCAGCGACGCCGACAAATCCCGGTCCTTCTACCACGACGTCATGGGGTGGACAGCAGACGAACCCAATCCCGCATACGGCGGCTATGTGAACTTCAGAGCCGGCGGCAGTGGTAGCGGGAAATCAAGTGCGGCGGGCCATCGCGCCGCTGGGATGATGGGCGGCAACACCACCGAGTCCCCCGTTCCGGACATGTGGACGCTCTACTTCAGCGTTGACGATATCGATGCCGTGGTCGCGAAAGCTGTGGGCCTGGGCGCGAGGGTGCGCAGCGGCCCGCATCCCGTCGGCGACCTCGGGTCGATGGCGGTCCTGACCGACCCGTCCGGTGGCGCCTTCGGGCTGTGGCAGGGCGGAATTCACCCTGGCTTCAGCCACCATTTGGAGCCCGGTAGCGCCGCGTGGTTCGAATACCACGCCACGGACTTCGCGAGTGGAACCGCCTTCTACGCCGCGCTCTTCGAGTGGGAGCTTTCGGTGCTCGCCGATTCGGACGAATTCCGTTACACCAACGCGCAAGTGGCGGGCGAGGACGTGGTCGGCCTGATGGATTCGCGCGCAATGCTGCCCGCCGGGCACCCGCCGTTCTGGACCATCTATTTCAGCGTGGCCGACATGGACTCGGCGCTGGGCACCGTCGTTGAACTCGGTGGCAGCATCGAACACCGAGATGACGACTCCCCCTACGGCCGGACCGCCGCGGTGGTGGACAGCACTGGCGCGCGGGTCAAGCTGCACTGCGAGGCCGCGGACCACTGA
- a CDS encoding MFS transporter, translating into MGANVVVNSGAKPAGGDLDPTQASPDEQWRERPDIVAIQRRTVRILIAAQIVGGIGIGAGASLGALLAEQVTSSESWAGLARTCSTLGAAAIALPLASMASRRGRNKALGLGWALAAIGGVVLVLSAAFSNIPLLIMGMLMFGSGTATNLQSRYAATDLAKPAHRSRTLSIVVWSTTIGAVLGPNLSGPGVTVAEWFGLPDLSGGFLISAVVLSLGAAAMWIFMRPDPLVTAQHHAPDVPVNTRKQRSLSVTMKAISESAVTRLAFVVVVLGHTVMASVMTMTPVHMADHGASLNIIGLTISVHVFGMYGLSPVVGVISDRLGRIPAIMIGQACFVASALIAGMSGTSNGMVMAGLFLLGLGWSFSLIAGSTLLGESVPSAIRPSVQGTGDMAMNVVAAVASGISGVVMAKWGFGGLNVIAGVLTIPVLLLVLSTVVTGRRSEKV; encoded by the coding sequence ATGGGAGCAAATGTAGTGGTGAACAGCGGCGCCAAGCCTGCAGGAGGCGACCTGGATCCCACACAGGCATCGCCGGACGAACAGTGGCGCGAGCGGCCCGACATCGTCGCGATCCAGCGACGCACGGTCCGGATCCTCATCGCCGCCCAAATCGTTGGCGGTATCGGCATCGGAGCCGGCGCATCGTTGGGGGCCCTGCTTGCCGAACAAGTGACGTCATCGGAGTCGTGGGCTGGTCTGGCCCGAACGTGTTCAACACTCGGCGCGGCCGCGATCGCGCTGCCACTTGCCTCCATGGCCAGCCGGCGCGGCCGCAATAAGGCCCTCGGTCTGGGTTGGGCGCTGGCAGCGATCGGCGGCGTCGTCCTCGTCCTCTCGGCCGCGTTCAGCAACATCCCACTACTCATCATGGGCATGCTGATGTTTGGTTCCGGCACCGCAACAAACCTCCAATCACGGTATGCAGCAACCGATCTGGCTAAACCCGCGCACCGATCCCGCACGCTGTCCATCGTTGTGTGGTCCACCACCATCGGCGCGGTGCTGGGGCCCAACCTGTCCGGCCCCGGCGTCACGGTGGCGGAATGGTTCGGCCTCCCCGACCTCTCCGGAGGCTTTCTGATTTCGGCTGTCGTGCTCAGTCTCGGGGCGGCAGCGATGTGGATCTTTATGCGCCCCGACCCACTTGTCACCGCGCAGCACCATGCGCCGGACGTGCCGGTCAACACGCGCAAGCAGCGAAGCCTCTCGGTCACCATGAAGGCTATTTCGGAGTCCGCGGTGACTCGGCTTGCCTTCGTAGTGGTGGTTCTCGGCCACACCGTAATGGCGTCCGTGATGACGATGACCCCGGTGCACATGGCTGATCACGGCGCGAGCCTGAACATCATCGGGTTGACGATCAGCGTGCATGTGTTTGGAATGTATGGACTCTCCCCGGTGGTGGGCGTCATCTCGGACCGGCTCGGACGGATTCCCGCGATCATGATCGGCCAGGCGTGTTTCGTAGCGTCGGCCTTGATTGCCGGGATGTCTGGGACGTCAAACGGCATGGTGATGGCCGGGCTGTTCCTGCTGGGCTTGGGCTGGTCGTTCTCGTTAATCGCGGGCTCGACGCTGCTGGGCGAGTCGGTACCCAGCGCTATCCGGCCCTCCGTTCAGGGCACCGGCGATATGGCAATGAACGTGGTCGCCGCGGTTGCCTCCGGGATTTCCGGCGTTGTCATGGCGAAGTGGGGTTTCGGCGGATTGAACGTGATTGCCGGGGTACTGACCATTCCTGTTCTGCTGCTGGTGCTTTCGACCGTGGTGACCGGGCGCCGCAGCGAGAAGGTTTAG
- a CDS encoding cation transporter, producing the protein MSAQPALDSAREELLIRRIQLFVAATITYNVIEAVVAIWAGSVASSSALVGFGLDSIIEVSSAAAVAWQFAGVDPKAREKKALRIIAMSFFALAAYVSIDAAASLISGNEASHSTPGLVIASLSLLIMPWLSWGQRRAGRALGSRTAIADSKQTLLCTYLSAVLLVGLVLNSAFGWAWADPIAALVIAVIAAKEGRNAWKGDACCAPNAAVLKVESGADSRPRGDAAGCACCPRD; encoded by the coding sequence ATGTCCGCCCAACCTGCCCTCGACAGTGCACGAGAGGAATTGTTGATCCGCCGGATTCAGCTCTTTGTCGCCGCCACCATCACCTATAACGTCATCGAAGCCGTTGTGGCTATCTGGGCTGGTTCGGTCGCATCGTCATCGGCGTTGGTCGGCTTTGGTCTCGACTCCATCATCGAAGTGTCCTCAGCGGCTGCGGTGGCGTGGCAATTCGCGGGAGTTGACCCGAAGGCGCGGGAGAAGAAGGCGCTGCGCATCATCGCTATGTCGTTCTTTGCGCTCGCCGCCTACGTTTCAATCGATGCTGCAGCCTCCCTCATCAGCGGCAACGAAGCCAGCCATTCCACGCCGGGTTTGGTGATCGCTTCGCTCAGCCTGCTGATCATGCCGTGGCTGTCGTGGGGCCAGCGCAGGGCCGGACGGGCGCTGGGTTCCCGCACCGCCATCGCCGATTCCAAGCAGACCCTGTTGTGCACCTATCTCTCTGCGGTGCTGCTGGTCGGCCTCGTACTGAACTCTGCGTTCGGCTGGGCTTGGGCCGACCCGATCGCAGCCTTGGTGATCGCCGTCATCGCCGCAAAAGAGGGTCGGAACGCGTGGAAGGGCGATGCCTGCTGCGCGCCGAACGCCGCAGTCCTGAAGGTGGAATCAGGGGCCGATTCGCGGCCTCGTGGTGACGCGGCGGGCTGTGCCTGCTGCCCGCGCGACTAA
- a CDS encoding ArsR/SmtB family transcription factor gives MQTLTHAPVLARLGHALSDPTRAQIMLALSQAPGYPAELAEQLDVSRQSISNHLQCLRGCGLVVAVPEGRRARYELADAGLGQALSGLLDVVLAVDPEHCEAAAAGTGCC, from the coding sequence ATGCAAACCTTGACGCACGCCCCCGTACTCGCGCGGTTGGGGCACGCACTGTCCGACCCGACCCGCGCCCAGATCATGTTGGCGCTGAGCCAGGCGCCCGGCTACCCCGCGGAGCTTGCCGAACAGCTGGACGTATCGCGTCAAAGTATCTCCAACCACCTGCAGTGCCTGCGCGGCTGCGGACTCGTCGTCGCAGTTCCGGAGGGGCGACGCGCTCGCTACGAACTCGCCGACGCGGGACTCGGACAAGCCCTGAGCGGCTTGCTGGACGTGGTGTTGGCCGTTGACCCGGAACATTGTGAAGCTGCGGCTGCAGGAACGGGGTGCTGCTGA
- a CDS encoding MBL fold metallo-hydrolase produces MLFTQYYVECLSQASYLIGDRDSGQAVIVDPRRDIGEYLADAKANGLTIVGMINTHFHADFVSGHLELADATGAWIGYGEAASTDFPVRHLAEGERISLGHVTLKILATPGHTPESISVLVFEHPDNEIAYGVLTGDALFIGDVGRPDLLASIGFTADQLAIQLFHSVQTVLMGLPDAVRVFPAHGAGSSCGKNLSTERQSTIGEQRRLNYACQPMTQDQFVQVVTADQPSAPPYFVYNAILNRSEREHRPLTASPTALEDSSVDDALAAGALVLDTRTPTDFAAGHVIGSINVGADGRMAETVGMVLDPEQRVVLLSPDGQSDDDAMRMARIGFDHVVGYIPDAEAYLERNASRVEPASRLTARQLADLMESVEGLTVVDLRNPGELTDGVLPGALRIPLAELVRRIDEINLAAPVVVYCAGGWRSSVAASVLRSRGAKDVSDLIGGYSAWTLLHANASG; encoded by the coding sequence ATGTTGTTTACCCAGTACTACGTCGAGTGCCTATCCCAGGCGTCGTACCTCATCGGCGACCGGGACAGCGGTCAAGCCGTAATCGTTGACCCCCGCCGTGATATCGGTGAATACCTTGCTGATGCAAAGGCCAACGGATTGACGATCGTCGGGATGATCAACACGCACTTCCACGCCGATTTCGTGTCCGGCCACCTCGAACTCGCCGACGCCACCGGTGCCTGGATCGGATACGGCGAAGCCGCCAGCACCGACTTCCCGGTGCGCCACCTCGCGGAGGGCGAACGGATCAGCCTCGGCCACGTCACCCTGAAGATCCTCGCGACCCCCGGCCACACCCCCGAGTCGATCAGTGTGCTGGTGTTCGAGCACCCCGATAACGAAATCGCGTATGGCGTCCTGACTGGCGACGCACTGTTTATCGGCGATGTAGGCAGGCCAGACCTGTTGGCCTCCATCGGGTTCACCGCCGATCAACTTGCCATCCAGCTGTTCCATTCGGTCCAGACGGTGCTGATGGGACTGCCCGACGCGGTCCGGGTGTTCCCGGCACACGGCGCGGGTTCGTCATGTGGCAAGAACCTGTCCACCGAACGACAGTCGACCATTGGCGAGCAGCGGCGCCTGAACTATGCCTGCCAACCGATGACGCAGGACCAATTCGTGCAGGTCGTCACCGCCGACCAGCCGTCCGCGCCGCCGTACTTCGTCTACAACGCCATCCTCAACAGGAGCGAACGCGAGCACCGTCCCCTCACAGCCTCACCCACGGCCCTCGAAGATAGCAGCGTTGACGACGCGCTCGCGGCCGGCGCTCTCGTCCTAGACACCCGTACCCCCACCGACTTCGCAGCGGGCCATGTAATCGGCTCGATCAACGTCGGCGCGGACGGCCGAATGGCCGAAACCGTTGGCATGGTCCTGGATCCGGAGCAACGGGTAGTGCTGCTCAGCCCCGACGGCCAGTCCGATGACGACGCTATGCGGATGGCACGAATCGGCTTCGATCACGTGGTCGGCTACATCCCCGACGCTGAGGCCTACCTGGAGCGCAACGCCTCGCGGGTGGAGCCAGCAAGCCGGCTCACCGCCAGGCAACTCGCTGACCTGATGGAGAGCGTCGAAGGACTTACCGTGGTGGACCTCCGAAACCCTGGCGAGCTTACGGACGGCGTCCTGCCCGGCGCGCTCAGAATTCCGCTGGCCGAACTGGTCCGCCGGATCGACGAGATCAACCTGGCTGCGCCGGTTGTCGTTTACTGCGCGGGTGGTTGGCGCTCGAGTGTCGCAGCGAGTGTGCTGCGGAGCCGGGGGGCGAAAGACGTCTCCGACCTGATCGGCGGCTACAGCGCATGGACCTTATTGCACGCCAACGCTTCTGGCTAA
- a CDS encoding metal-sensitive transcriptional regulator yields MVALPPEGMDVIVKRLRRAQGQIGGILKMLEEGRDCEDVITQVAAVSKAIDRAGIAIISSGFKQCVIDSNGAESLDIEKMEKLFLSLA; encoded by the coding sequence ATGGTCGCGCTCCCGCCCGAGGGCATGGACGTCATCGTCAAACGGCTGCGCCGCGCGCAAGGCCAGATCGGCGGCATCCTCAAGATGTTGGAGGAAGGCCGCGACTGTGAGGACGTGATTACCCAGGTCGCCGCTGTGAGTAAGGCAATCGACCGGGCGGGCATCGCGATCATCTCCAGTGGATTCAAACAGTGCGTGATCGACAGCAACGGCGCAGAAAGCTTGGATATCGAGAAAATGGAGAAGCTGTTTTTGTCGCTGGCGTAA
- a CDS encoding NAD(P)/FAD-dependent oxidoreductase — protein sequence MADVVILGAGISGHTAALHLSRLLGKKDLGRKHTVTVVSPNSLWNWIPSNIWVGVGKLDKKHVVFPLQPVYRRKGIDFRQAKAVAIRPEGDAADPRGAVDIEYTGQGKVGAPERLRYDYLINATGPQLRFEATPGLGPNGHTVSVCTADHALEAAASLRRCITRLQAGEEQTLVVGMGHGTCTCEGAAFEYVFNVDHELREAGVRDKARLVYLTNEAHLGDFGVDGMTFEDQGFQNSSELWTASLFRERGVVAILGAHVEEVDEGLIRYETLDGEKHSLAFDFAMLLPPFGGVPLRAFGRDGDDMTAQIFAPSGFMKVDADYTVKPYEQWRAEDWPRTYLAPGYDNVFAVGIAFAPPHQISRPHKSANGTVITPSPPRTGMPSGVMGKTAAMTIVDRINNGMSAPAHEASMAAMGAACVASSGHGLRRGSAASMTMMPVVPDYVRYPTGRDLKNTRGEIGLSGHWVKLMLHYLFIYKAKGRLGWQLIPE from the coding sequence ATGGCCGACGTTGTCATCTTGGGTGCAGGGATCTCCGGACACACTGCCGCGCTTCATCTTTCACGGCTGCTCGGTAAGAAGGATCTGGGCAGGAAGCACACCGTCACGGTGGTCTCGCCGAACTCACTCTGGAACTGGATCCCCTCCAACATCTGGGTCGGGGTCGGCAAGCTCGACAAAAAGCACGTCGTCTTTCCACTGCAACCCGTCTACCGCCGCAAGGGGATCGACTTTCGGCAGGCCAAGGCCGTCGCGATCCGGCCGGAAGGCGACGCGGCCGACCCCCGCGGCGCCGTCGACATCGAATACACCGGCCAGGGCAAAGTTGGCGCGCCCGAGCGGCTGCGATACGACTACCTGATCAACGCCACCGGACCACAATTGCGCTTCGAGGCCACGCCTGGCTTGGGACCGAACGGCCACACCGTCTCGGTATGCACCGCCGATCACGCGCTGGAGGCCGCCGCCAGCCTTCGCCGTTGCATCACCCGGCTGCAGGCCGGCGAGGAGCAGACCCTGGTGGTCGGGATGGGCCACGGCACATGCACCTGCGAGGGAGCGGCGTTCGAGTACGTGTTCAATGTTGACCACGAGCTACGGGAGGCCGGTGTCCGCGATAAGGCTCGGTTGGTCTACCTGACGAACGAGGCGCACCTCGGCGACTTCGGGGTCGATGGAATGACTTTCGAGGATCAAGGCTTCCAAAACTCGAGCGAACTGTGGACGGCGTCGCTCTTCCGCGAGCGCGGCGTCGTGGCAATTCTCGGCGCACACGTCGAGGAAGTCGACGAAGGCTTGATCCGCTACGAGACGCTCGACGGCGAGAAGCATTCGCTGGCATTCGATTTCGCCATGCTGCTGCCCCCCTTCGGCGGAGTCCCGCTCCGCGCCTTCGGCCGCGACGGCGACGATATGACGGCCCAGATTTTCGCGCCCAGCGGGTTTATGAAGGTCGACGCCGACTACACCGTCAAGCCGTACGAACAGTGGCGGGCCGAGGATTGGCCGCGAACTTATCTCGCGCCCGGGTACGACAACGTGTTCGCTGTCGGGATCGCTTTCGCGCCACCACACCAGATCTCGCGGCCGCACAAGAGCGCGAACGGTACCGTGATCACTCCGTCGCCGCCCCGCACCGGGATGCCATCAGGGGTGATGGGTAAGACCGCAGCTATGACGATTGTCGACCGCATCAACAACGGGATGAGTGCTCCGGCGCACGAGGCTTCCATGGCCGCAATGGGAGCAGCCTGCGTGGCATCGTCCGGACACGGTCTGCGCCGCGGATCGGCCGCGTCCATGACGATGATGCCGGTGGTGCCCGACTATGTGCGCTACCCGACGGGGCGGGACCTGAAAAACACCCGCGGCGAGATCGGCCTCAGCGGCCACTGGGTCAAGCTGATGCTCCATTATCTCTTCATCTACAAAGCCAAGGGCCGCCTCGGGTGGCAACTAATTCCGGAGTGA